From the Hordeum vulgare subsp. vulgare chromosome 1H, MorexV3_pseudomolecules_assembly, whole genome shotgun sequence genome, the window AGCAGCCAAGAACTCGGACGAACACGGCGAATTTCTCGATCTCCTTGATGGCCTCGCGGACGAGCGGGTCGTCGGCGGCGCCCTCGCAGTCCACGTAGAGGACGTGCGGGAACGCGCGCAACGTTGGCGCGCCGCGGGCGCCCGTGTCCAGGATCATCACCGGCGGCCGCGGCTCGCCGACGCCCCCTTCGTTGTTGATGACCTCCAGCTTGGACATGTTGATGTTGCGGGAGGAGAAAGCGGAGAGCACCTTGAGCACCACCGCCATGGACCCGCCCCGGTGCGCGACCACCATGCTGGTCTTGGCGTCCGCGTCCACGGGGACCGGGACCGGCGACGGCGGCTTAGAGAGCAGCAGGAAGCGTGTGACGTTCCAGGACTCATCCTGCAGGCCGTGCGCGAGGACGTCGAGGCCGTAGAGGTCGGCTGCGCGCGGGCTGGCGATGGCGGCCGTGTCGAGCATCATGTTGGACCGCAGCATCTCGACGGCGCCGGCCGTGTCCTCGACCGGCTCGCGGTCGACGCCGAGGCGCGCGAGGGCGCGGCCGCAGTGCGCGAGCGCCATGGGGTGGCTGATGACCCGGCGCACCTCGGTGGCGCGCACCCCGGGCATGGCGAGGAGGCAGTAGTGCACGAAGAGGTTGATCTCCTGCGCCACCACCAGGTCGTGCCGCAGCAGGAGGTCGTAGTTCCGCAGCGCGGTGCCCTCCATGGTGGACTCCACGGGGAGGATCGCCCGGTGGACCAGGCCGCGGTCCACGGCCGCCAGCGCGTCCGCGAAGGCCCGGCACGGCACGGTCTCGCACCCGGGCAGCGCCGTCTTGGCCGCGAACTCGCTGTACGCGCCCGGCGCGCCCTGGTACGCCACGCGGAGGCCCGTCCCGTCCTGGCCCCCTCCGCCCGTGGTCACCGACAGGTGGATCCGGTCATGGCCGTTCACGTGCGTCTTCCCGTTTATGACGCCGGGCCCCTTCTTGCCGTCGGCGCCGGCGCCGTTGATCTGTACCTTGCCGTTGGGCGCTTTCTTGGAGTGCCCGTTTACGTGCGGGGCGCCGTTGACGGCCCTGGCCGCCCGGACGAAGGACGGCGACCTGGAGGAGGAAGGTCTGGCGCGGTGGGGCTTGGGGAGGAGGAGGTGCTTGGAGAGGTGGAGGGAGGAGGTGTAGGCCATAGATTTCCGGGCGGTGAGGTCGACGGTGGTTGGAGTCGGAGCTGAGCTAACAAGCGTCGAGAGGGGAAGCTTCTTGACTTTTTATACACGCTGAAATGCTACTACTGCTCCTACTCCAGACTCCAGAGTGGCTTGGTCGGCTTTGCTGCTTATATAATTCTACTATCTACCGCAACCGCAAGTTCTTGCCGCCTTTTCTCCGAAGGTTACTATTCATTCTTCGTGTAGAAATTTCCCACCGGGTTCATAGTACATGCTTATCATCAACTCAAATTATCATCAATTGTTACCATCAGTGTCACAGTCGTTGCTGAAGTGAGTGCGGTCAAAGGAATCGTAATCCGTAGGGCCGGGCGCGAGCGACACGATGCCACGGCGCGCATCTGGACCCGTGGTTTCTTCTTTCTTGTGTGACCCGGAGTCGCGGCACCAGCTCCGGCATCGGATCTCCTGGCCGCGTGGGTGGACGGGCGGGCAGGGCAGCGGCCGGTTGCTCTTTTCTCTACGCTTTCCGGGCTGGCCGATTGGTGCGGCGGCGTCGCTGTCGCGGGTGAATGCATCGATGGGGTAGCCGTTGTCCTCTGGCTGTAGTGGCTGTTAATGGTAAGATATGGGTCCAGGAGGGGTGTAGAAGGTGATAAGCTCGAAAAGTCGTTCATGTGGCTCAATGTGATAGTGCGATTCCATCCGGACGTTTGTTTGAATTGCATTCTGTGCGATCGGGACGACAATGAAGCTGTCCATATCTGGAACGGTCCGTAGTCGGGTCCGTGTGTCTAACCCATGGTTGAACCCCAAATCGTTCggcatttaatttttttgtaataaacaaaaaaatatcagaaaaatGTAAATAAAATGCAAACACTAATAAAAGCATTGTTTCGTGGCCGCTGGTTGTTGTGTTCGCCGGTAAAGTAGGACGTGCGCGTGCAGATCGTGCTCATCGCTAAACCAAGTGTCCCACAAAGGGGAATCCACGGCGTACCTCGGGTCGTAGTAGAGGTCGTCGGGGAGGCGACGTCGACGGCGTTGGATCTCGTTGCGATGGGCACGACCACTCGTTAGCACCGGTGGAATCGGCACCCGATGGGCGAATAGTTGCCAGTTGTTCGGCAAGTGGACGTCGCTCCACGGGAGCGGCGTCTTGTCTCCCAGTAGCGACGGCACACATCCGCTTGGACGTACTGCCGGGAGCGCGCCGAGGCgtccggaggggcaatggagaagGCTGTTGGAGCAGACCGTCACAGAGGAGAAGAACGGTGCAGCTCGCTTGCGCCGCGACGGCGGCCGAACGAGGACCCAACCTCTTGGTCGTGCTCCCCCTTCCCCTTGCCGTCGGTGCTCCATCACCCCATTGTTGTCGGCGGTCAGAGAGTTAGGGCTTGGTGTCGGTCCCGAGGAGGCAGTGGAGTGGACGCGTCTGCGTGTGCCGGTCCACGGTTTCCCCCATTTAAGAAGAACGACAACCGCCCGCCAGAATGGATGACAGGCAGGGCCTACCGGACGTGCGCAGTAAATACGGACGGTGGGAGGTAGGTGTCCTCCTGCCACGCGTCCCTGATGTGGACGAGAGAAGGGCTCGAGCGCGTCTGCTCGCTGTCCGCCAGGACCCAAGCCGGGCGCATGTTTGCGCCGGAAATGGGCCGACCTAGACACAAAACGGACCATATGCGTCCACGGCGACGCGCGCTGGGCCGTGGGGTTTGTCCATTTTGCTCCAAACGGACAGGACGAACAGGATGTGGTCGTGCGCTGGAGTTGACCTAAGGGCATTTCCAATAGTTTGTACTCCCtctatccatatatatagggtctAATGTGTTTTTCGAGGCTAATTTTGATCATATGTTAAAGCAAtaatatatgacatgcaagttacaCAAAGCATATCCTCAAGTTCGTATGTGAAAGGAGCTTTCAATGATATAATTTTCACATTATACATTTCATATACTATTAATCTTATCAATAGTCAAAGGCAATCTCGAAAAATGCATTAGGCTCTATatatatggatggagggagtatgtagTCTTGTTGGTAAAATTGTCCATGTCATTAACCAACAAAGGATCATACAACTACTCCAATGGTTGCATCTAAATTATCCAATAGGAGAAGAGGGAATAAATGCAATTGCTCTCCTATGTAACCTTGGAGCTT encodes:
- the LOC123435209 gene encoding arogenate dehydratase 1-like, which translates into the protein MAYTSSLHLSKHLLLPKPHRARPSSSRSPSFVRAARAVNGAPHVNGHSKKAPNGKVQINGAGADGKKGPGVINGKTHVNGHDRIHLSVTTGGGGQDGTGLRVAYQGAPGAYSEFAAKTALPGCETVPCRAFADALAAVDRGLVHRAILPVESTMEGTALRNYDLLLRHDLVVAQEINLFVHYCLLAMPGVRATEVRRVISHPMALAHCGRALARLGVDREPVEDTAGAVEMLRSNMMLDTAAIASPRAADLYGLDVLAHGLQDESWNVTRFLLLSKPPSPVPVPVDADAKTSMVVAHRGGSMAVVLKVLSAFSSRNINMSKLEVINNEGGVGEPRPPVMILDTGARGAPTLRAFPHVLYVDCEGAADDPLVREAIKEIEKFAVFVRVLGCYAADTNVYDLQ